In the Lascolabacillus massiliensis genome, one interval contains:
- a CDS encoding carboxymuconolactone decarboxylase family protein: MSSDESLTDKQQNLISIAALTAKGDLQALKPFLDKGLDTGLTINQIKEAIVHVYAYCGFPRSIRGLQTFMEVVNERKAKGITDFLGATATPVNDERSKYERGREILEKLTGVPQNMPQTGYSAFAPEIERFLKEHLFADIFERDVLTYAERELVTISVISSIGNAEPMLRSHMKICLNVGITPEQLEQFIKVIRATLGKKEAKVAQKVLNEVLSVS, from the coding sequence TGAGTTCCGATGAATCTTTGACGGATAAGCAACAAAACCTTATTTCAATTGCTGCTCTAACTGCTAAAGGTGATCTTCAGGCATTAAAGCCTTTTCTTGATAAAGGACTCGACACAGGATTGACCATAAACCAAATAAAAGAAGCGATTGTTCATGTATATGCTTACTGCGGTTTTCCCCGAAGCATTCGTGGGTTGCAAACATTCATGGAAGTAGTGAATGAACGCAAGGCTAAAGGTATCACCGACTTTTTAGGTGCTACCGCAACGCCTGTCAATGATGAGCGAAGCAAATATGAAAGAGGCAGGGAAATTCTGGAAAAACTCACCGGAGTTCCGCAAAATATGCCACAAACGGGTTATTCGGCATTTGCACCGGAAATAGAAAGGTTTCTTAAGGAACATCTGTTTGCTGACATCTTTGAAAGAGATGTATTGACCTATGCCGAAAGGGAATTGGTGACCATTTCCGTCATAAGCAGCATCGGTAATGCGGAACCCATGCTCCGGTCTCACATGAAAATTTGCCTGAATGTAGGAATAACACCGGAACAGTTGGAGCAATTCATTAAGGTTATAAGGGCAACATTGGGCAAGAAAGAAGCGAAAGTTGCTCAAAAGGTGCTGAATGAAGTGTTATCCGTTTCATAA
- a CDS encoding (R)-mandelonitrile lyase, which translates to MRKIIIILTLASFIFIGCNNESKKGANPGVEAMNEVFLKGNLITNNYFTGKAWLNMLVTDKENFDLTAGKVLFEPGARTNWHSHPGGQILLCTKGNGYYQEKGKSIRPLKAGDVVEIYPDIIHWHGASQNSEFEHIAISTQQSKGSVVWMEPVTDEEYSDNEK; encoded by the coding sequence ATGAGAAAAATAATAATTATTCTAACACTTGCGTCATTTATATTCATCGGGTGCAATAACGAATCGAAAAAAGGGGCTAATCCGGGTGTCGAAGCCATGAACGAGGTATTTCTCAAAGGTAATCTGATTACGAACAATTATTTTACGGGAAAAGCCTGGCTGAATATGCTGGTTACAGACAAAGAAAATTTCGATCTGACAGCAGGAAAAGTTTTATTTGAACCGGGTGCGAGAACAAATTGGCATTCACATCCGGGTGGTCAGATACTGTTGTGCACAAAAGGGAACGGATATTATCAGGAAAAAGGAAAGTCAATTCGGCCGTTAAAAGCCGGAGATGTTGTAGAGATATACCCCGATATTATACATTGGCACGGGGCTTCACAAAATAGCGAGTTTGAACATATTGCCATTTCCACGCAACAAAGCAAAGGAAGTGTAGTGTGGATGGAGCCTGTGACAGATGAGGAGTATTCCGACAATGAAAAATAA